In Tessaracoccus sp. MC1865, the DNA window CCTCCCCCGTGCGGGAATAACGGGCGCGCGCCCCGACCAGCACCTCGCAGCGACGACCCACCGGCAGGTCGGTGAGACGGAGCCGGGCGCCGTCATACTGCACGGGTTGCGGCTCGCCGTCGATGAGCAGACTGTCCACTTCGCCGAGGAAATCGAGCCACGTCTCGCCCTCGGCCGCGGTGAGGGTGAGGCGCGCCACGACGGGGAAGTCATGGTGCGCCGGATCGACCGCGTCCCGCACGTCGACCTCGACATGGTAGGCGTGCACCTCGACGGTGGCGGCACGGTGGGCGGTTTCCTGCTGGCTGAGGTTCGCAGACGACATGGAGCCTGAGTCTAGACGTGAGCATCGCACACCTCGGCGTGCGCCTCCGTACTTCGGGTTCGGGGGGTGCGGTTAGGGTTTCCCTAGAAGAAGGGATACTTCCATGGCGAAAGACGAGGATGTCTCATGTCCTACACCGTGAACTGCTCCATCCTCCTGACCGGGCTGCCGCTGCTCGAGCGCGCGCAGGCAGCACGGGACGCGGGATTCGATGCGGTCGAGTTCTGGTGGCCATTCGCCACCTCCATCCCGCATGCAGCCGAGATCGCGGCCTTCGAGGCCTCGCTGCGCAACGCGGGCGTGCAGCTCACCGGCCTCAACTTCAACGCCGGGGACATGGCGGGGGGTGAGCGTGGCCTCGTGTCGCTCCTGGGCCGAGAGGATGAGTTCGTCGCCAACCTGGACGTGGTCGCCGGCATCGGGGAGCGCACCGGCTGCCGCGCCTTCAATGCGCTCTACGGCCTGCGCGACGACGCCTACACCCCGGACGAACAGGACGCGCACGCCGTAGCGATGCTCCGCAAAGCTGCGGACGCCGTCGACCGGATCGGTGGCACCGTGCTCGTTGAGCCCGTGTCGGGTGCCGAGGGCTACCGCCTGAAGACCGCCGCCGATGTGCTCGCCGTCATCGCCGAAGTGGGTCGTGACAACGTCAAGCTGCTCGCCGACTTCTTCCACCTCGCCGCCAACGATGACGACGTCGCCGCCGTGATCGAGGACCACGCAGCCGACTTCGGCCACATCCAGATCGCCGACTTCCCCGGCCGGGGCGCCCCCGGCACGGGCATCCTCCCGCTGGCCACCTGGCTCGAACGCTCGCAGGAACTCGGCTACGACGGCCACATCGGCCTGGAGTACAAGCAGCCCGACGCGCCCTTCGCCTTCGTCGGCCAGGGCGTCCTCCCCGGCATCTGACCCGCTCCTACCCATTCGTCGAAAGGCGTTCTCATGACCAACATCGCATTCATCGGCCTGGGCATCATGGGGCTCCCCATGGCGAGGAACCTCGTCAAGGCGGGCCACACCGTCGTCGCCTTCAACCGCAGCCCCGGGAAGGTGCAGCAGTTCGCCGCCGAAGGCGGCCGGGGCGCCACGTCCGTCGCCGAGGCAGTGAAGGACGCCGACGTCATCATCACGATGGTGCCGGATTCCCCCGACGTCGAGGCCGTGGTGACCGGTGACGAGGGAGTGTTCGCCAACGCGAAGCGGGGCGCCATCTGGATCGACACATCCACCATCCGCCCAGACGTCGCCCAGCGCCTCGCGCAACAGGCCACCGAAGCCGGCATCCGCGCGATCGACGCCCCCGTGTCGGGCGGCGAGGCCGGCGCGGTCGAGGGCAACCTGTCGATCATGGTTGGCGGCGACGCGGGCGTGGTGGAGGAGGCCCGCCCCGTGCTCGAGGACGTCGGTACCACCATCGTGCACGTCGGCCCGGCCGGTAGCGGCCAGACGGTGAAGGCTGCCAACCAGCTCATCGTGGCCGGCACCATCCAGCTCGTGGCCGAGTCGCTCGTGTTCCTCGAGGCCCACGGCGTCGACCTCGAAGCCGCCGTCCAGGTACTCGCCGGCGGCCTCGCCGGGAACCGCATCCTCGACCGCAAGGCCGCCTCGATGATCAAGGGCGAGTTCGCTCCCGGGTTCCGCATCGACCTGCACCACAAGGACCTCGGAATCGTCACCTCTGCGGCCCGTGAGGCGGGGGTCATCCTCCCCGTCGGCACGATCGTCGCCCAGCTCATGAACTCCGCCCGCCAGCGCGGGTACGGATCGCTGGACCACTCGGCTCTGCTGAAGCTCGCGCAGGACCTGGCCGGCAAGAGCTGAGCCACTCCCCCCCAACCGGACCATCCCCGACGACGACAGTCGCACCCACTAAGGAGACCGCTCATGACCCGGTCCTCATCCACCTGCGTATCGACGTCCAGATGACGGAGATCGAGTTCGACATCGAGACCCGCGGACCGTCGCCCGCCGGCGACTGAGGAGGCCTTCGTGTTGGTCGTCATCGCCCCCGACAAATTCAAGGGTTCCCTGGCTGCGCATGAGGTCGTCGAGGCCATCGCCGCGGGTATCCGCGACGTGATGGGTGAAGGCGCAGAGATCGTGTCCCTCCCCGTCGCTGACGGCGGGGAGGGCACGGTCGAGGCGGCCATCTCGGCCGGGTACGAGCGGCGCACCGCCACGGTGCGCGGCCCACTCGGCCACGGAGTCAACGCCCACTGGGCACTTCGCGACTCGGAGGCTGTCATCGAAATGGCGGCGGCCTCCGGCCTCGAACTCATCCCCGCAGCTGAACGCGACGGTCTCCGGGCGTCGTCGTTCGGCACCGGAGAACTGGTGCGCGCAGCACTGGATGCCGGGGCCAGCACCATCGTCCTCGGCGTGGGCGGCTCCGCCTCCACCGACGGTGGCGCGGGCATGCTGGAAGCCCTCGGGGTCCGGCTCCTTGCCGCCGATGGCTCCCCCGTGGGTCCCGGTGGCGGCCCGTTGGCCGACCTCGCGCTGGTCGACGCCTCAGGGCTCGACCCGCGGCTGGCCGCCACGCGTTTCGTGCTGGCCAACGACGTGGACAACCCGCTCTGCGGACCCAGAGGCGCCGCTGCCGTCTTCGGGCCCCAGAAGGGCCTGACCCCGGACGCCATCCCCGTCATCGACGACGCCTTGGGGCGCTGGGCGAACCTCCTCGGCGAGGCCATCGGGCTCCCGCCAGGAGCGGATCTGCTCCCGGGCGCTGGCGCGGCCGGCGGGGTCGGCTTCGCGGCCCTCGCTGGGCTCGGGGCTGAATCCCGGCCGGGGGCCGAACTCGTGGCCGAGCTCGTGGGCGTGCCTCAGGCATTGGTCGGGGCGGATCTCGCCATCACCGGCGAGGGCAGCCTGGACGAGCAGTCCCTGGGAGGCAAGGCCCCGATGGGCGTGCTCGCCGCCGCCAGGAAGGTCGGGGTGCCCGCCGTGATCGTGTGCGGCAGGTCCCTGCTCGACGACGACCAATGGCAGCAAGCAGGATTCACCGCTCTCTACGCGCTCACCGATCGGGCCACCAGCCCGGAGGAGAGCATGCGCGAGGCGGCGAGGCTCCTGCGCGAGGTCGGACGAGAGATCGCGATGTCGATGTTGACGCCGCTCCCCCAGCGAAAAGGCCACGCCTGACGAACTACCAGCCCCAGGGCGCCGTCGGCACCTGCAACGTGCCGACGCGGAAGAGGCGCTGCGTCAGCGCCGTATGCCGCGCGGCGCCCGGCCGGGCGGTTGTTGACCCGCGGCGAGTAGGGTCAGTCAGAGCTATCCGACAGGGTGCCGCTCACACCTTGGCTGCCCGGTACCCGGCCGCCTCTGCCGCGCTACGCGTTGCGAAGCACTCCTCGGGCTGCGTGCGGCTGTAGTAGCGCTGATCGGGCATGTGGTAGATCATCGAGTTCGCGTTGCCCTTGATGGGATATGCCGACGGGCAGTTCCAGCCATTCGGCGAGGCGGACCCCGACGTCGGCGCCGGGGCCACCGTGACGGGAGCCGCGATCGCCGCTGGCCTGGGCGCGGCAGCTGCGCTGAGGAGTTGCTTGGGGCCCGGAGCCGGCGGCGCCAGGTACGGTGCCGGGGCCGGGATCGTCGTCACGGCGGGTACCGTGGAGGTGGAGAAGCGCACCATCGAGTTGAAGACCTCCTTGGTCTCCTGCTTCACGACTCCCCCGGCCTCCGAGGCGACGGTGGCGACGATGTAGTTGCGGCACGCGCCCCGGCCGGTGGCCGCGGTGTCACACTCGGTGCGCCACGTGCGGCCGTCCGTCGAGGTCCAGGAGCCGGTGTTGCCCAGCGGGTTCGATGCCCACGCCTGGCGTGCCGAGGGGAGGTAGGCGAGGTTGTTGAAGGCCCAGGTGTTCTGCTTGTACCACTGGCCGTTCTCCATGAAGACCTTGGTGGCGAAGATGTCCGTGGTGCACCGGATGATGGTCGCCGAGTAGTTGGAGCACGACGTCTGCCAGTAGCGGTCGTTGATGAGTTGCACACCGGGCGTTGAGTACACGTCGCCCGTGGTGGCCTGTGCGGGCGTCGGGACCAGTAGCCCCGCCGTCGCTATGACGGCTGCGGCGATCCCCGCGAGAATTTTGCGCATGGACATGTCATTTCCCCAATCACCGGGACCCCCGCCCGGTTCCGAGCAGTCTGACACAGCCGGAACTGGGCGCCATCCCCGGGGTGGGGCTATGCAGCCGAAAGCGTCAGACGCGGGCGCCGAGGAACCCGATGACCGACTCGAAGAACCTCGCGCCGTCCGTGGTGGGCGACGTGAGCGGCTCGACGTTGTGCTCCGGGTGCGGCATGAGACCGACGACGTTGCCGCGCTCGTTGGTGATGCCGGCGATGTCATTGGCGGAGCAGTTGGGGTTGTCCAGGTACCGGAAGACGACCTGGTCGTTGTCCTCGAGCTTGCGCAGCGTTTCGGGCGTGGCCTGGTAGTTGCCCTCGCCGTTCTTCAGCACGATGGTGATCTCGTCGCCCTTGGTGAAGGCGGCGGTCCAGACGGTGTCGATGGTCTCGACGCGCAGACGCTCGTCGCGGCAGATGAACTGCTGGCCGGCGTTGCGGATCATGGCGCCCTCGAGCAGGTGCGCCTCGCAGAGGAGCTGGAAACCGTTGCAGATGCCGAGAACGGGCATGCCCTTGTTCGCGGCGTCGATGATGGTGTCCATGATCGGGCTGAAGCGGGCGATGGCGCCACAGCGCAGGTAGTCGCCGTAGGAGAAGCCGCCGGGCAGGATGATCGCGTCCACGCCGTCGATCGAATCCGAGCCGTGCCACAGCGGGACGGCCTCGGCGCCGGTGAGTTGCACAGCGCGCAGCGCGTCGTGGTCGTCGAGCGACCCCGGGAAGGTGACGACGCCGATGCGGGTCATCAGTCGGTCACCACATCGAACGATTCGATGACGGTGTTGGCCAGCAGGGTCTCTGCGGCCTTGCCGATCTGGTCAAGCATGTCGGGCGTGACGTCGCCTTCGACCTCGATCTCGAAGCGCTTACCCTGGCGCACGGACATCCCGTGGAAGCCCAGACGCTGGAGGGCACCCGTGACGGCCTTTCCCTGAGGATCCAGGATCTCCGGCTTGGGCATGACGTTGACAACGACGCGTGGCATGGGGGTAATCGTACCGGAAAGGGGCTGGGCG includes these proteins:
- a CDS encoding hydroxypyruvate isomerase family protein; translated protein: MSYTVNCSILLTGLPLLERAQAARDAGFDAVEFWWPFATSIPHAAEIAAFEASLRNAGVQLTGLNFNAGDMAGGERGLVSLLGREDEFVANLDVVAGIGERTGCRAFNALYGLRDDAYTPDEQDAHAVAMLRKAADAVDRIGGTVLVEPVSGAEGYRLKTAADVLAVIAEVGRDNVKLLADFFHLAANDDDVAAVIEDHAADFGHIQIADFPGRGAPGTGILPLATWLERSQELGYDGHIGLEYKQPDAPFAFVGQGVLPGI
- a CDS encoding 2-hydroxy-3-oxopropionate reductase; this encodes MTNIAFIGLGIMGLPMARNLVKAGHTVVAFNRSPGKVQQFAAEGGRGATSVAEAVKDADVIITMVPDSPDVEAVVTGDEGVFANAKRGAIWIDTSTIRPDVAQRLAQQATEAGIRAIDAPVSGGEAGAVEGNLSIMVGGDAGVVEEARPVLEDVGTTIVHVGPAGSGQTVKAANQLIVAGTIQLVAESLVFLEAHGVDLEAAVQVLAGGLAGNRILDRKAASMIKGEFAPGFRIDLHHKDLGIVTSAAREAGVILPVGTIVAQLMNSARQRGYGSLDHSALLKLAQDLAGKS
- a CDS encoding glycerate kinase encodes the protein MLVVIAPDKFKGSLAAHEVVEAIAAGIRDVMGEGAEIVSLPVADGGEGTVEAAISAGYERRTATVRGPLGHGVNAHWALRDSEAVIEMAAASGLELIPAAERDGLRASSFGTGELVRAALDAGASTIVLGVGGSASTDGGAGMLEALGVRLLAADGSPVGPGGGPLADLALVDASGLDPRLAATRFVLANDVDNPLCGPRGAAAVFGPQKGLTPDAIPVIDDALGRWANLLGEAIGLPPGADLLPGAGAAGGVGFAALAGLGAESRPGAELVAELVGVPQALVGADLAITGEGSLDEQSLGGKAPMGVLAAARKVGVPAVIVCGRSLLDDDQWQQAGFTALYALTDRATSPEESMREAARLLREVGREIAMSMLTPLPQRKGHA
- the purQ gene encoding phosphoribosylformylglycinamidine synthase subunit PurQ; the encoded protein is MTRIGVVTFPGSLDDHDALRAVQLTGAEAVPLWHGSDSIDGVDAIILPGGFSYGDYLRCGAIARFSPIMDTIIDAANKGMPVLGICNGFQLLCEAHLLEGAMIRNAGQQFICRDERLRVETIDTVWTAAFTKGDEITIVLKNGEGNYQATPETLRKLEDNDQVVFRYLDNPNCSANDIAGITNERGNVVGLMPHPEHNVEPLTSPTTDGARFFESVIGFLGARV
- the purS gene encoding phosphoribosylformylglycinamidine synthase subunit PurS gives rise to the protein MPRVVVNVMPKPEILDPQGKAVTGALQRLGFHGMSVRQGKRFEIEVEGDVTPDMLDQIGKAAETLLANTVIESFDVVTD